A window of Cohnella herbarum contains these coding sequences:
- a CDS encoding flagellar hook-basal body protein, translating to MLRGLYTAASGMLAQQRRHDTITNNIANINTPGFKGNNSVNRAFPEMLISVMGGNNPSQGNVGKLSTGVFAEENLLSMTQGDLRETYRFQDLALMSDILVDGTSFDQSGKFVDENGEVTYKPQAFFAVTSAQGQERYTRDGSFKTAPDGTLLTSDGQQVVGANGQPIVVTVPWESVNVSADGRLLDRATGLPLPGEPQLRIMRVDNPNMLIREGDGRFRYAGDAAGIRQIAEGDRVEVRQGYLERSNVDSAQSAVDLMSALRAYEANQKVIQTYDRSLDKAVNEIGRV from the coding sequence ATGTTAAGAGGTTTATACACGGCTGCGTCGGGGATGCTGGCTCAGCAAAGGCGTCATGATACGATTACGAATAATATCGCGAACATTAATACGCCCGGGTTTAAGGGGAACAATTCCGTTAATCGTGCATTTCCGGAAATGTTAATTTCCGTAATGGGCGGCAATAATCCTTCCCAAGGAAACGTAGGGAAGCTAAGTACCGGGGTGTTCGCCGAAGAGAACCTTCTCAGCATGACGCAGGGCGATCTTAGGGAAACTTACCGTTTTCAAGATTTGGCGCTCATGTCGGATATTCTCGTGGATGGAACTTCGTTCGATCAGTCCGGCAAATTCGTGGACGAGAACGGCGAAGTGACTTATAAGCCTCAAGCCTTCTTCGCCGTAACGTCGGCGCAGGGTCAAGAAAGGTATACGAGAGACGGAAGCTTTAAGACCGCGCCTGACGGCACGTTGTTGACATCGGACGGACAACAGGTCGTTGGCGCGAACGGACAACCGATCGTAGTTACCGTACCTTGGGAGTCGGTGAACGTCAGTGCCGACGGGAGGTTGCTAGATCGGGCAACCGGATTGCCATTGCCTGGTGAGCCGCAGTTGAGAATCATGCGGGTGGACAACCCGAACATGCTCATTCGCGAAGGGGATGGACGATTCCGGTACGCGGGGGATGCAGCCGGCATTCGCCAAATCGCTGAAGGCGATCGGGTCGAAGTTCGCCAAGGCTACCTCGAACGATCGAACGTCGATTCCGCTCAATCCGCGGTGGATCTGATGTCGGCGCTTCGGGCTTACGAGGCGAATCAGAAGGTCATTCAGACTTACGATCGCAGCTTGGATAAAGCCGTAAACGAAATCGGCAGAGTATAA
- the mreB gene encoding rod shape-determining protein MreB: MFSKDIGIDLGTANVSIHVKGKGVVLDEPSVVAIESDTRKVLAVGEEAHRMVGRTPGNIIAIRPLRDGVIADFEVTDMMLKAFIQRVGGKNWYSRPRILICAPTNITSVEQKAIREAAERSGAKEVFLEEEAKAAAIGAGMDIFQPSGNMVVDIGGGTTDVAVLSMGDVVTASSLKVAGDKFDAAIMRYIKNKYKLLIGERTSEDIKIKIGTVYLSGRREEMDIRGRDMVTGLPLTVTIHSDEVREALWEPVMSIVASAKSVLERTPPELSADIIDRGVILTGGGALLDGLDALLADEIKVPVLIAEDPMHCVVKGTGIMLDHLDKMTRKLG; encoded by the coding sequence ATGTTTAGCAAAGACATCGGCATCGATCTGGGTACGGCGAACGTATCGATTCACGTAAAAGGCAAGGGAGTCGTACTCGACGAGCCCTCTGTCGTCGCTATTGAAAGCGATACTCGCAAGGTGCTTGCGGTTGGAGAGGAAGCCCATCGGATGGTGGGGCGCACTCCCGGCAATATCATTGCGATTCGTCCGTTAAGGGACGGCGTAATTGCCGATTTCGAAGTAACGGATATGATGCTTAAAGCATTCATTCAACGCGTTGGCGGAAAGAACTGGTACAGTCGTCCGCGAATTCTGATTTGCGCTCCTACGAATATAACGTCAGTAGAACAGAAAGCGATCCGCGAAGCGGCCGAAAGAAGCGGCGCCAAGGAAGTATTCCTGGAAGAGGAAGCCAAGGCGGCGGCGATCGGAGCTGGCATGGATATTTTTCAGCCGAGCGGAAATATGGTTGTAGATATAGGCGGAGGTACGACGGATGTTGCCGTTCTTTCCATGGGCGACGTCGTAACCGCCTCTTCTCTTAAAGTCGCAGGGGACAAGTTCGACGCCGCGATTATGAGATACATAAAGAACAAATACAAGTTGCTTATCGGAGAACGCACGAGCGAAGATATCAAGATAAAAATCGGAACCGTTTATCTCAGCGGACGTAGAGAAGAAATGGACATTCGCGGACGGGATATGGTTACCGGGCTTCCGTTGACGGTAACGATTCATTCGGATGAAGTCCGCGAAGCGCTTTGGGAGCCTGTAATGTCTATCGTAGCTTCGGCTAAATCCGTATTAGAGCGCACGCCGCCGGAATTATCAGCGGATATTATCGACCGCGGGGTTATTCTTACCGGCGGCGGGGCGTTGCTCGACGGACTCGACGCGCTCTTGGCCGACGAGATCAAAGTGCCGGTGCTGATCGCCGAAGATCCGATGCACTGCGTCGTTAAAGGAACCGGAATCATGCTTGACCATCTCGACAAAATGACGCGTAAATTAGGTTAA